One Hordeum vulgare subsp. vulgare chromosome 4H, MorexV3_pseudomolecules_assembly, whole genome shotgun sequence DNA window includes the following coding sequences:
- the LOC123446914 gene encoding co-chaperone protein p23-2 has translation MSRQPEVLWAQRSEKVYLTISVPDAEDVVIKTEPQGIFSFSAVAHGESFSFTLELFDSILPEGSKTKTKVGSRNIICSIQKDKKCWWKRLLKSEAKHPYIKVDWNKWCDEDEESENSGSDDDFDGVENDENDADDGMLYLPDLEKLRGK, from the exons ATGAG TCGTCAACCTGAGGTGCTATGGGCTCAACGCTCGGAAAAAGTTTACCTGACTATCTCAGTCCCAGACGCAGAAGATGTTGTGATCAAGACTGAACCTCAGGGCATCTTTAGTTTCTCAGCTGTTGCTCATGGGGAATCTTTTAGCTTCACTCTGGAGCTATTTGATTCCATACTGCCTGAG GGAAGCAAAACAAAGACAAAGGTGGGTTCGCGAAACATAATCTGTTCGATCCAGAAAGATAAGAAATGTTGGTGGAAGCGCTTGCTGAAGTCAGAGGCAAAACATCCATACATCAAAGTTGACTGGAACAAATGGTGCGATGAGGATGAAGAGTCTG AGAATTCGGGTTCAGACGATGACTTTGATGGTGTG GAGAATGACGAAAATGATGCTGATGATGGAATGCTGT ATCTCCCTGACCTTGAGAAGCTGAGAGGGAAATGA